The following DNA comes from Actinomycetota bacterium.
CCCGTCGTTGGCCGCCCTGCCTGGATTGGGCTCGGTGACGCCAGGTCCCGGAGTCATATGACAGTCCTGGCACTGAACGCCCTGGGCGGCATAGCCGCTGTTCTTCCATTCCGTGAAGGTCGCCTGCACCGGCTGCTGGTTGTCGGGATTCACCTGGTCGTGGCAGAGGCCGCAGAACTCCGATCTCGTCTGCAGCGCGAAATATGCCGTCGCATGGAAAGTCGACACGGAGTCCGTGAACGGCCCGTATTTGATCTGGCTGGGCCCGTAGGCATCCGTGCTCCTCAACGTGTGGCAGAAGTCGCACTGGATGCCCTCCCTGGTTATGGCGCTGATCTGCGGCCCGGTCGTCGGCGGCACCTCGCCGGAATCAGAGCCGAAGGGCGTGTGGCAGCCGACGCAGTAGCCGGCGCTGGCGCTCTCGGTGCTGGCCTGCCCCTGCATGCCCACGAAGAAGGGGTCGGTGAGGGAGTTGTTATGCATCGATCCCTGCCACTGGGTATAGATATCATCATGGCAGGTGCCGCAGGTCGATGAAGGCGTGAATTCGGTCGTCTTGAAGGGAGCTTTTGCCATCAGCGCCGAGGTGGAGATCCCCGCGAGCAGTAGCACTGCCATGGCGGAAAATATACCCGCGGCCAGCGGCATTCGCCTCATTTATTCACCCTCCGGGAATGGGATTTACCGGACAATTTCTATTTCTCCGCCGGTGGGTAAAATAAAACCAATTATCGAGCAAATACGGCGATTTCCAATGTTAAGCCTTGCCGAAAAAGGTTTGCCGCACACCTTTTGGGGTTATAATGAGTGTAGGTCCCAAGGAGTCCGAAAGACTTGCTGGAGATCTGGCAAAGAAGCCAAGCGGAGGAAATGCGGAGGTAAAAAGCCGCAGAGTACGGTGAAGGTTGGTGAAGCCCGGTCGGAGAAGGCAAGGAAGGAAGGTTTCTTGGGACTTTTCTTTGCCCGGTTTCAGGCCGATCGCCACCCCGTTTCAGCGCCAAATGATTTTCCTCGCAAATACCGCCTAAAACTTTTTTTCGGGGTTTTCTACCCCTTGCCGGCGGCCTGCCCGAGGAATAGAATCTATGACGGTCCCAAGGAATCGGACGATGATCATTCCGGGTTACTCCGGAAGCTGCCTGGTTCGGAAACGCGGAGCTTCGCGCCCGTGGAGTACGGTATCAGCCGGGAAGTTCCTCTCGCGATGGGGAAAGTTGATCCGAAGGTTCCTTGGGACCTGATTTCGTTTTAACCAAGCCCACCGCCGCCGGAGGTCCATGATGCGCCACAAACCAGCGGGTTTCCTTCTGCCATCAATGGCGCTTTCACTGACATCGATCCTGGCGTTTTCCCTCATGTTCGCCGCGGCGCTCCTGGTGCAGTCCGGCTGCGGGAGCTCTTCCTCCGATGTCACATCCGCGGGCGTTTCCAGCTCAGCCACCGAGGCTGTAACCACCCCGGCCGCCACCACGCGCACCGATATGGTTTCCACCCAGACCGTGACCGTCGAACAGCCGGCGTCTTTTGGAACCGGCAGCGCCGCGCCACAAACGGTCGGAACCTTGATTGATGGATTGCAGCTTAGTGATATCCGCTGGTCCGACCATGGCGATTATTTCCGCATCGTTTTCGAGATGACCACCACCGACGGCAAACAGGTGACCGAGGTTCCCCATGCTAACGCCACCATGTCGGCCGACGGCAAGCAGGTCAGCGTCATTCTCGGCGGCATCCGGGGGCTCGGCAACAACGCTGATGTGACTACCGCGAATCTGAGCGTGGGAGACGCCGTCGTGGTTTCCATGCAGAGAGTCCCGTCGGGGGACGATCAGGCCCTTATCTATAACATCAACCTCGCCAAGGCCTCTACATATACGCTCTCCGGGCTGGACTCGCCCGGCCGCATCGTCGTCGACATCACCAAATAAACAGGAGGAAAAATGGCCGCCAACGATCTACTCACCGCCGGCAAGATAGCCACAGAGCTGGGAGTCTCTCCGGCGAAGGTAAAGAAGGCCATCCAGGAACTGGGGCTGGAGCCGGACGCCAAAAAGGGCGCCTGCAGTTACTACTCCACGGCCACGGTAAACAAGATCAAGAAACAGATCAAGTAGGAAGAAGCTCGTGGCGGTTAGTTTTCGCCGAAACGGGAAAATACGCTGCATGGACAACCGCAGCGCCTCGAAATCAACGGTCATGGAAGTGATGGTAGATGCCGCGACCGCGGCGCTCGAAGGCACGCTGACCGTTCCCGAAAACGCCACCGGCGTCGTTCTCTTCGCCCACGGCAGCGGCAGCAGCCGCCACAGCCCCCGCAACCGTTTCGTGGCCGGCGAGCTCAACCAGGCCGGTCTGGCCACCCTCCTCATAGATCTTTTAACAGCTGACGAAGAGAGCGTCGACGTCTACACCGCCGAGTTCCGGTTCGACATCGGCATGCTGGCCCAGAGGCTGGCCGGCGCCGCCGCCTGGCTTGCCGGTCAGAGAGACACTCGCGAGCTTGAGATCGGATACTTTGGTTCGAGCACCGGCGCCGGCGCCGCACTGGTGGCGGCGGCCGCGAGCCCGGAGCGCATCGGCGCCATCGTCTCCCGCGGCGGCCGGCCCGACCTGGCCGGGCGCGACGCCCTCTCACGTGTGAAAGCGCCGACCCTGCTCATCGTCGGCGGCAACGATCCCCAGGTCATCGGGATGAACCGCGACGCGCAGGCGCAGATGAAGGTCGAGAGCGAACTCAAGATAGTGCCCGGCGCCACCCATCTTTTCGAGGAGCCGGGGATGCTCGAAGAAGTCTCCCGACTGGCGGCGGATTGGTTCAGCCGCTATCTCGGCGCTTCCCGAACAAAAACAGCGCCGGAATAACCGCCAGCAGGCACGCTACTGCTGATATCAGGAAGAAATCGCTCAGCACCCGAAGGATGATCTCTACATTCTGCTTTTCCCACGCCTGCAGCGCATCCACATACTGGCTCAGGTTCATGCCGTTGAAGCCCGGCACCGGCGCCGAGACCTCAGAAGTCCGAAATTCGCTGATACCCCAGCTATTGAGGGCCGCCAGGCCCACGGTCATGCCGATGATGCGGCTGGCGGTCAGCACCGCCGAGGCCGACGCCATCCTCGTTTTCCTGACCGAGTTGACCACCGCCAGGCCTATCGGCGCGATCACCAGGCCGAAGCCGAAGCCGGTGACCAGCAGATCGATGGTCTGCGTGGCCCCGGACACGTCGATGGCCCACAGACTCGTGCGCCAGAGCCCCAGCGCGCTTAAAAGGAAGCCGCCGACCGCGGGAAAGCGCCCGCCGATGCGTCCGGTCAGCACTCCACCCAGAAGGGCGCCCACGGGAATCATCAGCGTCAGCCTGAGCAGCAGAAGGCCCCCGACCATAGGCGACCCGAACGAGGTTGCCGGCCAGCCCGAGCTGTAGGCGAAGGTCGGCACCTGCACGAGCGCGGTTATCAGAGCCACGCCCAGCAGGAAGTGGGCGATGTTGGCCGAGGAATATGATCTGTTGGCAAACAGCTGCACGTTTACCAGCGGATGCGCCGCGCGCAGATCGCTATAGATAAAAGCAGCCAGGAAGACGATGCCCGCGGCAACCAGCGGCAGGCCGAAAGTGGTCCAGCTGATCTCGCGGGCGCCGGAGACTCCCAGGGTGGATAACCCCAGCCCCAGCGCCAGCAGCACGGCGCTGCGGTAATCCACCGCGACCTTCGAGCGCTCGCTCTTGCCGACATAACGATAAATCAGACCGATTATCAACAGCACGATCGGTATGTTGAGATAGAATATCGCCCGCCAGCCGGCATATTGCCCGACGACCGAGCCGTAGATGGGGCCCAGCACGCCGCCCGCCTCGCCGGCCGCGCCGATCACCCCCAACGCCAGCGCCCTCCTTCCCGCGGGAAAATTATGGCCGACAACAGCCATCGCGATCGGCACCACGGCGCCGCCGCCGATGGCCTGCAGCGCCCGGAAGCCGACCAGCATGTAGAGGCTGGTGCTTACGGCGCAAAGCAGCGAGCCGCCGGCGAAGATGATCATGGCGATGATGTATGTGCGCCGGTGCCCGTGCAGGTCGGCGACTCGTCCCATCAGGGGCAGGACCACGGTGAAGCCGAAGAGGTAGGAGGTCACGATCCAGCCGGCGCGCTCCACGGCCGCGGAGCTGAAGCCGCCGCCGAGGTCATCGATTATTCGGGGTAGTACCGTCACCACCACGGTCTGGTCGATCGCGGCCAGGAAGATGCCGGTGCAGAGCACCGCCAGGATGAGGTTCTGACTGTGGCTGGTGTTGATAAAACCTCCCGGAAAAGTCATACATGCGGTCGCATCTGTCGACCGGACTGCGCCAGTTGACTAACCATACCCAGCAACATCGATATTTACAACGAATCGTGGTGTGATAGACGTCATTGAAACCACTTTACAAGCTAAAAAAGTTGTAGTACGGTTGTCCTGTAATTGGGTCTGCTAGGACATCTTTTTAGTTCCGGCAGAGGCAAAAAGCGCAGTCACCCCTGCGACTGCCTGGGCAGCAGATGGGAGGTAGAAGGTTGGCAGAAGGAACCGTAAAATGGTTCAGTAACGAGAAAGGCTACGGCTTCATCGAAAGGGAGGACGGCGAAGATCTCTTCGTGCACTTCTCCGAGATCCAGGTTGAGGGCTACAAGACCCTGAACGAGGGCCAGAAAGTCGAATTCGAAGTTACTGAAGGGGCGAAGGGCCTGCAGGCTTCCAACGTCGTCCCGCAATAGTCTTAATTAAAACCGAATATCCGAAAGGGCCCCTCTCTCGCGAGAGCATGGGGTCCTTTTTCTTTTGGCGCAGGATTATAGAATTGATGAATCCCTCGAAATCGTGGCTATCTCTCTGCTACGTACAACCAAAGTACGATGGAAAAATATTTTGTATCAAACTATAGTTGTATATCAATTAATTCCAGCTGGAGTGAAGGGGGAGTAGGACATGGGTGGGGAAGCCCTGAGGGAGGGGACGCAGGCCGCCGGCGTAGAGGCTGAAGGCGGCGCCAAATCAGCGCTACCGGGCAAATTGCGGCCTCCACGCCTGCGCCGGACGCTAATGCGGCCGAGGCTGATGCCGCAAAATTATCCTAGCAGCAGCCCGCGAGTAATAAATATCTGCGCGGGCCCCGGTTTCGGCAAGACCACGCTCATGGCTCAGATCGCGAAGAATTTCGATGGCAAGAGCGTCTGGTATCAAGTCGACTCACTGGACCGCGATCCGGCAGTATTTCTTAGACACCTGATTGCCGGCATCGATCATGCCTTGGAAAATAGTGAGTCAACGATTCTAACCAGGTTTGGCTGCGCGGCCAATATGGTCCGGGACGACGAAAACATCATCATGATGTTGATCGATGAGATGTCAGAGAATCCGGCGAACCCTCTCCTTTTTTGCTTCGATGACTTCCACTTATTTGGCCCGGAGGATCGCGTTCCCCAACTGATCGACGTCCTGGCTCAGAATCTGCCGGACCATGCGGGGATGGTGATAGCTTCCCGTGAAGCTCCGAAACTATCGCTGGGGCGTCTTAGATCTCAAGGGGAGCTCAGCGATCTTCGCGAACCCGACCTCGTGTTTTCGTTTGATGAGCTATCTGATTTGATGTGCAACTGGAACCTTAAGACATCCGAGGCAACACTCCATCAGGTTCATCGAAGCACAGAAGGTTGGCCGGCCGGGCTTGTCTTGATGGAAAATCATCTGCGGTCCAGCGATGAGATCCCGGATTTATTCGCTAATCGCCAGATTCA
Coding sequences within:
- a CDS encoding cold-shock protein; the encoded protein is MAEGTVKWFSNEKGYGFIEREDGEDLFVHFSEIQVEGYKTLNEGQKVEFEVTEGAKGLQASNVVPQ
- a CDS encoding MFS transporter encodes the protein MTFPGGFINTSHSQNLILAVLCTGIFLAAIDQTVVVTVLPRIIDDLGGGFSSAAVERAGWIVTSYLFGFTVVLPLMGRVADLHGHRRTYIIAMIIFAGGSLLCAVSTSLYMLVGFRALQAIGGGAVVPIAMAVVGHNFPAGRRALALGVIGAAGEAGGVLGPIYGSVVGQYAGWRAIFYLNIPIVLLIIGLIYRYVGKSERSKVAVDYRSAVLLALGLGLSTLGVSGAREISWTTFGLPLVAAGIVFLAAFIYSDLRAAHPLVNVQLFANRSYSSANIAHFLLGVALITALVQVPTFAYSSGWPATSFGSPMVGGLLLLRLTLMIPVGALLGGVLTGRIGGRFPAVGGFLLSALGLWRTSLWAIDVSGATQTIDLLVTGFGFGLVIAPIGLAVVNSVRKTRMASASAVLTASRIIGMTVGLAALNSWGISEFRTSEVSAPVPGFNGMNLSQYVDALQAWEKQNVEIILRVLSDFFLISAVACLLAVIPALFLFGKRRDSG
- a CDS encoding cytochrome c family protein is translated as MRRMPLAAGIFSAMAVLLLAGISTSALMAKAPFKTTEFTPSSTCGTCHDDIYTQWQGSMHNNSLTDPFFVGMQGQASTESASAGYCVGCHTPFGSDSGEVPPTTGPQISAITREGIQCDFCHTLRSTDAYGPSQIKYGPFTDSVSTFHATAYFALQTRSEFCGLCHDQVNPDNQQPVQATFTEWKNSGYAAQGVQCQDCHMTPGPGVTEPNPGRAANDGPLRPNIFTHYFTGGNATQLASEEHQKLATQNLEAAATVRMDPAGPAQLQVKVDNKGAGHYLPTGVTEIREMWLEIEVTDWAGNPVFHSGGIDANGAVDPSAVRYGTIYKTANGQPTVKAWQAAGVLSDHRVPPQASLVDVVQAQLPPDAPRPLVAWVTVHYRTATQAQINESMGSGAIQVPVIDMTGDCLFID
- a CDS encoding dienelactone hydrolase family protein — encoded protein: MEVMVDAATAALEGTLTVPENATGVVLFAHGSGSSRHSPRNRFVAGELNQAGLATLLIDLLTADEESVDVYTAEFRFDIGMLAQRLAGAAAWLAGQRDTRELEIGYFGSSTGAGAALVAAAASPERIGAIVSRGGRPDLAGRDALSRVKAPTLLIVGGNDPQVIGMNRDAQAQMKVESELKIVPGATHLFEEPGMLEEVSRLAADWFSRYLGASRTKTAPE